The genome window TCGACGCTGCAGAAGACGCTGGACGAGCTCGACCGCAGGAGCGCGACGGGAGCCCAGGCGACGCTGGAGGACTTCAAGGAGATGCTGGACGATGCCATCGACACGGTGAACAACCTCCAGAGGAACGCCGACAAGCTCACCCAAAAGCTCGCCACAGGCGAGCTGAAGGACCTTCACCAGGTCATGATAGCCGTGGAGGAGGTAAACGTCGCCCTGCAGCTCACGATGCAGATACGTAACAAAATCGTCGAGGCTTACCAAGAAGTCATGAGGATGCAGGTGTAAGCGATGGCAGCCATCGGGCAGAACCTTGGGCGCCAGACGCGCTCGCTGTGGGACCAGATGACGTCAAGCCAGAAGCTCATGGTCCTTCTCGCGATCGCCTTGGGAGTGGTCGCCATGGTGCTTCTCTTGAGCAGAGCGGGCAAGACCGAAATGGTGCCGCTTTACACCAACCTCTCAGCGAGTGACGCGGCGGACATCGTGACCAAGCTAAGGGAAATGCGTATCCCCTATGAGCTTTCAGATGGGGGTACTACCGTCAAGGTGCCGTTTTCTGACGTGTACGAGACCCGAATGGACTTGGCCAGTCAAGGCCTTCCCAAGGGAAGCACCGTTGGATTCGAGATCTTCGACAAGACGACTCTTGGCGTCACGGAGTTTACTCAGAAGATGAACTACCGGAGGGCGCTCCAGGGAGAGCTCACCCGCACGATAATGCAGCTTCGCGAGGTCGAGGACGCACGGGTCCACATCGCCATTCCGGAGCCGGAGTTGTACACCGACGAAAAGAAGCCGCCGACGGCCTCGGTGATGTTGAAGCTGCGTAGCGGGGCGACGCTGACCAAAGGACAGGTGCAGGGGATCGTGAGGCTGGTGTCGTCGAGCGTGGAAGGGCTGACTCCCGGCAACGTGACGGTGCTCGATGTGGACGGCAACATTCTTTACGCTGCCAGCGAGGATTCCGAAACAGGAGTGATCGCGTCCCTTTCCGTGAGCCAGCTAGAGGCAAAGAGGGCGTACGAGAAGGAGCTTCAGAAGAGCGTCGAGACCATGCTCACCGAGGTGCTCGGCCCGAGGAAGGTCGTCGTGCGCGTGAGCGCGGAGATCAACTTCGATCGCAGGGAGCAGAACAGCGAGCTCTTCCAGCCCACACCCACGGGGCTTGGGGTGATCCGCGAACAAACGAAGGTGCACGAGGTTCGTTCCACTGCGTCCGACCCGGCCTCGGGGATACCGGGGACCGGATCCAACGTAGACACTCTGGACGCGGTGGTCGCGCAGGGCAACTCGATCTCGGGAGCGCCGGCTGGGACGGTTGCTCAGGCTTCCAACGGCGGTGAGCGCCTCGACGTTGCCGCGACGGCACAGATGACAGGCGAGCCAGACCAGGGCACGGCACAGGCCGCCGCCAACGTGGCGGCGGAAGGCGTCTACCGCACCGGGGCAGGCCAGGCGGAGACGAGCGGCGAGGAGAGGTCGGAGGAGACTACCCGTTACGAGATATCCCGGGTCGTCGAGCACACCATCAAGGCGCCCGGCGAAGTGCGAAGGCTCTCGGTCGCGGCCATAGTCGCATCCCCCTTGAGTGACAATCAGCTTCAAGCCATCACGAGGTCCATCGGGGCGGCGGTGGGGATCGACCCCGGCAGAGGTGATTCGCTCATCGTCGAAGCCATGGAATTCGGGGCGCCATTGACACCTGAGGCTGAGGAAGCATCCACCGCGGGGGCGGGGAGGATCGAAGGGCCTCCGAACGTGGGAGAAGTCTTGCTGGCCAACATGGAATACGTGCTAGCAGGGATAATCGCGCTCTTCCTGGTAGGGCTCGTGATTTCAGTGGTCCGCCAAAGAACCTTCGAGAGACCAGTGGCGGTGCCGGTGCAGGCGGCCACACCCCTTCCCATCGCCTCGGAGGGCGCGCCTGCTGCGCCTGTAGCCGCGGCGCAAGAATCAGGACAGGGGGAAAGACAGGGGGACGCCGGCAGGCTGGTGAAGGAGCTCCCGGCGCGTCCTGCTCCCGCGGCAGAAACGGCAGCGAGGGTGATATCCGGATGGATGGACGAGGACAAGAGGTGACCGGCCTTGGCACCATCCATTGAACTCAGTGGAAAGAGAAAGGCGGCCATAGCTCTCGTGAGCCTGGGGTCCGAGATGTCGGCGGAGGTATTCAAGTACCTCGACGAGGCAAAGATCGAGCAACTTACCCTTGAGATCGCGGGCCTGGGCAGTGTTCCTTACGAAACCCGCAAGCAGGTGTTGGAGGAGTTCTACGAGAGGTGCGAAGCACAGGAGTTCGCAACGGGCGGCGTGGAGTACGTAAGGCAAGTTCTGGAGCGGGCGCTCGGCGCCCACCGTGCTTCCGAGATCATCGACAGGATCACGGCTGCTCTTCAGGAGAAGCCTTTCAGCTTCGCGCGTCAGATAGACCCGGCCCAGCTCGTGAACTTCATCGAAAACGAGCACCCTCAGACCATAGCCCTGATCCTGGCCTATCTCCGTCCCGAGCAGTCGGCGGCGGTGCTCTCCGCTCTACCCGAAGGGCTTCAAACAGAAGTAGCCGTGCGGCTTGCTGAGATGGACAGGACGTCCCCCGAGGTCGTCGCGGAGGTGGAGAGGGTCCTGGAGAATAGGCTCTACGCCATAGGAGGCCAGAGCTACAACTTCGCGGGTGGGACGAAGGCGCTGGTGGACGTGTTGAACCGTGTGGACAGGGCTACCGAGAAGACCATACTCGAAGAATTGGAGGAGCAGAACCCGGCGCTCGCAGAGGAAGTCAAGAACCTCATGTTCGTGTTCGAGGACATCACACTCCTCGATGACCGGGCGATCCAGACCTTCCTCAAGGAGGTCGACACGAAGGACCTCGCCCTAGCGCTGAAGGCCTCGAGCGACGAGGTCAAGAAGAGGATCTTCAGCAACATGTCGGAGCGCGCCGCTGAGATGCTGCGGGAGGACATGGAGTTCATGGGCCCGGTCCGCTTGAGGGTTGTGGAAGAGGCTCAGCAACGCATAGTGACCGTCATCCGCAGGCTGGAGGAAGCGGGGGACATCGTCATCGCGAGAGGTACGGAGGACGAGGTGCTTGTCTAGGATCATCAAGGCACAGGAGTTGCGTGGCAACCCCGCGCTCGTGGGAAAGGGACCGCTTGAGGCGATCCTTGCCGCGCTTCCCGACGAGGCGGTCCCAATCAGGGGCGGTGCAGGCGGATCGTTGGGACAGGGAGGCGATCCGGCCGCGCTTGCCCGCTCCATCATCGAGCAGGCGGAACGGGCCGCCAAGGCTCGACTTGATGAGGCGACTGGGGAGAGCGCACGGATTCTCAAGGAAGCCTACGAAAGAGGCTACGAAGACGGGCGTGCCGAAGCCACCGCCAAAGTGATGGAGCGCGCGAGGGAGTTCCTGGAGTACCTGGAGTCCCTTGCGCGTGGGGTGGCCGAGGCCGCGGAGGACGCCGTGAGAGCGGCGGAGGACACCGTGGCGGATCTCGCGATCGAGGTGGCGGAGAAGATCTTGAGGCACGAGGTGTCCGTCGACGGGTCCGTGGTCCTGGAGATGGTCAGGGAGTCTGTCGAGAAGGCGAAGGCCGGAGGGTCCGTCAGAATCAGAGTGAGCGCGTGGGACCTGGAACGAGTCAAGGATTTCCGTGAAGAGCTTATCAGGATGGCAGACGACGTGGAAGCCATCGAGATCATTGAAGATCCCAGGGTAGAACCGGGCGGGTGTATCGTGGACACGGAGTTCGGGTCGGTGGACGCAAGGCTTGGAACGCAGCTGCGCGAGATCAGGAGGGCTTTCTTTGGCAACGGCGACGCCAATGGCAACTGAGATCCCGACGCCCTACCGTGTATGCTACGGCACGTCTCGCCGGGAGGGGCTACACCGAAATGGGTTTCAGGGGAACGGGCGCGGCCCCGCGACGAACCTTGACGTGTCGAGGTTCCGGAGCGCCATGAGGGCTTGTGACCCGTTGCGGGTGAGCGGAAGGGTAGTGCAGGTCATAGGGCTCGTGGTGGAGTCCATGGGCCCGCCAGCGCATGTGGGCGAGATCTGCCGGATATACACGCGGGGCCAGAGGGCGCCGATCCACGCTGAGGTCGTGGGATTCCGGGAAGGCAAGACCCTCCTGATGGTTCTCGGCGACAGGAACGGCATCGAGCCCGGAAGCGAGGTCGTGGCGAGCGGAAGGGAGGCCGTGGCGCCGGTGGGCGAGGGGCTCTTAGGGCGTGTAATCGATGCCTTCGGACGGCCGCTCGACGGCAAGCCGCCCATCAGGATCGAAGCGGAATACCCCCTGTTCAACGCGCCTCCAGCCCCGCTGGAACGCGCCAGGATCTTGGAACCTCTCGCCCTCGGCGTGCGGGCCGTGGATGCGGCAATCACGTGCGGCAAGGGGCAGAGGCTCGGGATATTCGCCGGGAGCGGCGTCGGCAAGAGCACACTGCTGGGGATGTTCGCCAGGAACACCTCCGCGGACGCGAACGTGATAGCGCTCGTCGGCGAGAGAGGCCGCGAGGTCCGCGAGTTCATAGAGAAGGACCTGGGCCCCGAGGGTCTCAGGCGGTCGGTCGTGGTCGTGGCCACGTCAGACCAGGCAAGCCTCGTGCGGCTGAAAGGGGCTTTCCTCGCGACGGCCATTGCGGAATACTTCCGCGACACCGGGCGCGATGTGCTCCTTATCATGGATTCCCTTACCCGCCTCGCCATGGCGCAACGGGAGGTGGGACTCGCCATTGGGGAACCGCCCACCACGCGGGGGTACACGCCGTCGGTGTTCTCAATGATGCCGCGCCTGCTGGAACGAGCGGGGAACTCGTCGTCTGGAAGCATCACAGGACTTTACGCGGTGCTGGTCGAGGCGGATGACATGAACGAGCCCATAGCCGACGCGGCGCGGAGCATTCTCGACGGCCACATAGTCCTTGCGCGGGAGCTTGCCGCCATGAACCACTACCCAGCCGTGGACGTGCTGGCGAGTGTGAGCAGGGTGATGTCAGACGTCGCGGACCAAGCGCACGTCAAGGCTGCCGCGAGGATGCGGGAGGCGCTCAGCATCTATAAGGAAGCGGCGGACCTCATAAACATCGGAGCCTACGTGCCTGGCACTAACCCGAAGATCGACTGGGCCAAGACGATGATCGACACCATAAACGCATTCCTCAAACAGGGGATCAACGAGAAGGCGGACTACGGAGAGACCGTGTCCAGGCTGCGGAGCATGTTCGGATCATGAAAAGGTTCAGGTTTCGCCTGGAGAAGCTGCTCGAGGTGAGGCGGCTGAGAGAAAACGCCCTCCAGCAGGACCTGGCGCGGGCCCAGGAGGCGCTCCGGCGAGAGAAAGGCGTGCTCGAAACGCTGGGGGCGGCGCGCGGCGCGACCCTTGAAGCCCTACGGGCGAACGTGTGCGGCACCCTGAATGTCCAGGATATCGCTGCTTACTACCGTTACCTTGGGTTCCTGGCCCACCGAATCGAGGAACAACGGGCGGTCGTGGAGCGCGCGGCCCGGGAGGAGGCCGCGAAAAGGGACGCGCTCATCGCGGCGAGACGCAGGCGCAAGGTCGTCGAGAAGCTTAGGGAACGGGCGTACGCGCGCTACCGCGAGGGCATCCTCCGGGAAGAGCAAGCGTTCCTCGACGAGGTGGGATCCATGAGATACGCTCGGAAAGGAGGTGAAGACTTGAGTGGAAACGTCCTTTTCCGTGCGCTTGGACCTGGTGAAGGCGACAGCTGACATTTGCCAAGCCGGCGCGGGAGGGGTTCGAACTGTCGGGGCTGCACTTTCAGAGACGGACTCGGGAGGCTGCGGCGCTGACTTCCGGGCAGAGCTTGCCTTGCGTATTGGGGCGGCAAACGCGAACGGCTCAAGGCCCTGGACGCACGTTGATGCGGGTGACCCTGTCCCTGCGGGGACTGTTGCGGTAGGCGACCCCGGGGCCATCGCCGAGCGAAGCGTGTACGAAGCCCACGAGGTCGTCCGGATCGGCGAGACTGACTTGGCCGAGGAGACGGTGGAGGCGGGCAAACCGAGCGAGGGTGGCAAGCCCGGTGAGGCGGGCGAGACGGGCAGCGTCGGGAGAACGGATAGCACCGGGCTAAGGGACGAGCAGGGGGATGCCTTTTCTCAATGCGACGCACGGGCGATTCGCCGCACCAAGAGTTGCTGCTCGGATGGCGCGGGTCGCGCTCCCTGCGAAGAGTCCTCCGCCTCCGTGTCCAGGCTTGTGGCGGCACACGGCCTCTTGGCCGCCCAGGGTGGTGCCCAGGCTCAGGTGGAGGGAAACCCCGCGGACGCGAAACCCATGGAGGCGATTACGGCGCCTGCGGCGACGACTGCCGCCGATGCGCTGACACTGAGCGGGGGTGTGGTCCGTGACACGGGTAGGGTTTCCGAGGCAGTAGGCCTGCCCGAGCACGGCGGCGCAAGCTCCGTGCGGCGGGGTGGTGCCGTGAGCCCAGAGAACACGCGGATGGAGCTGGCGCCAGGGGCATCAGCGCGCAACCGCAAAGCTGAGCGAGCGGCTGCGCAGGATGGGCCCGCGCCGGCGGAACGCGCGCATGCGCGCCGGGCGAGGCAACCGCTGCCAAACGGCGTACGGACGGCGGAAGAGTGGGGCCAGGTAGAGAAGAGAGACAGACTGGGGGCCGGAGGCTATGAGAAGGTCTTCGCTCTGAAGACCAGCGCGTCGGGGGCAATGCAAGTGCCGGTGACTCCTTGCGAACTGGCGGACGAGGTTGAGATGAGCCTCGCTCCGGCGGAGCCATTGCGTGACGGATCTCGATCGACGTCGACGCCTCGACCGGGCGAGTCTGGGGAGGGTGGCGCACCGGTTGACCACGCGGCCGGGGGCGCGTCCGCGAGCGGGAAGCGGGGGGCGGCGCCCGACATCCTTGCCGATTTTCGCGGAACAGGAAGCATCGAGGGCCATGTCCGAGTCCTGGGCAAAGACTGGGGGCGCCGCGACGCGGCGGTCGCTTGCCGTGGCGGCGAGACGGTGCACCGGACCCCTAGGCTCGAGGATTCCAAGGTTGTGGGCATGACGGGGAGCGAGGTGTCCCGTACTGAAGGATGCCCGCCCGACGGAGCGGACCACGTAGTGCTCGAGATGGCTCCAGGGGAAGACTCGGAGGCGCGGCCATCCTCGGCGCATGCGTGTGATCTTCCAGCACAGGCGAGGATGGGGAGGCCAGAATGGACAGACAGCATCTCCGCATCGGAACCTGCCTCGGAAGCGCCCTCGGAACCGGCCTTGGAACAGGCCTTGGAACCTCGACCTAAGGGACTCGAGGCACCCCTCGATGCGGATCGGTCGAATCTCGGGGTGAAGTCCGCGTTCATTGTCCGCAGCGAAAGTTCGGTCGAGCGAACGTCCGTGGCCGTGGGCGTGAGCAAGGGCGCCGTCCCCCGTGTGGGGTCTGCCCAAGTGAGGTGCGAGGTGACCAGCCAGTCGCCACGAGGACAAGACGCGGCGATCTCCGGTTCGCATGTTGACGTTCTGGCAGAAGGCGGGACGATGCTTGAGTCGGCGGTGGGCACACCGGTAGGTCTCTCGCTAGAGAGTCGTTCAGAGGCCGACACGCAGCCTAGAGGCGCCGCCATCATACCGGTCGAGACCAATGTGAGGCTAGGCTCGCACGGTGACGATGGCGATGCGTCCACAAGACAGGCGGGCATTCCTCTCGAAGGCGGTGTGAATAGTCCTCCGGAGGCCCGCTCCGGACGACCGCTCGGGATTCGCGTGCCGAAGGCTGGGTCGCAGGTCACCGGCCGAACCCTTGTGGCTCAAGCGGAGAAGAAGGCGGACACCCAGGCGCCGGCTCAGACGCGGTTCGCCGTCGGATGCCCGGAGTCCCCGCGAACGCCCGTCAGAGAGCGGGTGGCCGGGTCAAGCGGGAGGACAGGTGGCGCGACGACGCGATGGGCCGCGGAGAACGAGAAAGCCGAACCCGTATCAGAAAAGCCTTTCGCCGCGGAATGCGGGATGTCCGAACCCCGCCCTCTCCACGGAAGAGCAGAGATGCCTCCGATGCCGGGAGATCGTGGGATGCCCGAGCGCGCGGTGCCCATCACGGCCCGAGCGGTGGTCGATCAGATCGTCAGAAGGGCGGAGATACGGCTCGGAAGATCTGAAGCGGAGATGGTCATAGACCTAAAACCCGATGTCTTGGGGAGGGTCCACCTCCGCATAACCGCTGAACCCGGACGAATCGTGGCACAGATCAGGGCCGAGAACTCGATTACGAGGCAGCTCATCGAAGCCGGATTAGGTGACCTGAAGGTAGCCCTTGCTGAGCGAGGTCTGGACCTCGGGAGCGTCACCATTTCTGGGGGCTTCGGAGCCGGGATCGCTTGGGACGGGTCGAGGTCGAGGTGGGCGGAGGGCGGCGCGGGGCGTGGCGAATCGGGGGCCGCCCAGGGAGGCGAGAGAGCAGACTCGCTGCGCGCCGTAGGTCAGTTCGCTGTAGCGCGGCCGTTCCACGGGGCGGCGCACATAGTGGATTGCGTGGCGTAGGGCTCCGCCAGCTGACGCCCGGGGCTGACCGCGCACCCGTGACAGGGGCCGGCTGGGCTGGCAGGGTTAGTTGGGCAGGCTGCGGCGGGCCGGGCGGACCGCGGCGGGAAGCTTCGTATTCCTGAGGAAAGGAGGGAAAGCCAGTGAATATCCGAGCGACATCCGGGGCAGGCGCGCAAGCGTCGCCGACGAGCGCCGCTGAGAAGGGCGACAGTAGAACGGAGCTCGGCAAGGACGCGTTTCTGAAACTGCTCCTCACCGAGCTGCGATACCAGGATGCGTTCAAGCCGGTGGATGACAGAGAGATGATCGCGCAAATGGCTCAGTTCTCCACGCTCGAGCAGATGCAGAACCTGAGTGTGGCCATGGAGGGCCTCGCGAAGATGCAGCACGCCACTCAGGCTGCGGCGCTCATCGGTAAGAAGGTCACGGCCGCGGTGGACGAAGGGGTCGTTACCGGCACGGTTTCCGGCGTGAGGTTCAGAGACGGCGTCGCGTACCTCGTTGTGGAGGGGAAAGAAGTTCTCGTGACCGATGTGAGCGAGATCGCGTGAGCGCGAGGGACGATGCGTCGAGGAGTGGTTGTCTTGGTCGAGAAGGTGCCGTCCGAATTCCAGATACCGATGCGAGCGGCTGTGCCCGCCGGGGGTGTTGACAAGGTCCGCAGCAAACCCGCTGGCGACACCGTGACCTCCGCTGCCTCTGCCCCGTCGTTCGGAGAGGTCTTGAGGCGGGAGATCGAGGGGCAGAGCGTGAGGTTTTCCGGCCATGCCCAGATGCGAATGAGGGCCAGGAACATCTCCCTTTCAGAGGTGGATATGGCAAGATTGGCCCAGGCGGTGGACAGAGCTTCCGCGAAAGGCGCGAGGGAGTCGCTCATACTCATGGACAACCTCGCACTCGTGGTGAGCATCAGGAACCGCACGGTCATAACCGCGGTGGACGGGGAGCACATCAAGGAAAACGTGTTCACCAACATCGATAGCGCGGTGATAGTGTGACTGCGACGAGACCGCGCCGTGGGGCTGGACCTCTTTCGAGGGGGCCCCGGAGCCGCCGGCGACACCGGCGGCCAGCGAAGGAAGGAGGTCAAATACGACAATGCTACGGTCGATGTTTGCCGGAGTCTCCGGCTCGAGATCGCACCAGGTTTGGATGGACGTCATTGGCGATAACATCGCCAACATCAACACGCCTGGCTACAAGACAGGCAGGGTTACGTTTCACGAACTCTTGGTCCAGACGATCCGTGGTGGTGGCGCCCCGGTGCAGGACGGAAGGGGAGGCATCAACCCCATGCAGGTCGGGCTCGGGACAAGCCTTAGAAGCATAGACACTTGGCACACCCAGGGCAACATCCAGGTGACCGAGGTGCCGAGCGATCTCGCCATTGATGGCATCGGGTTCTTCGTGTTGAGCGACGGGCTCAAGACGTACTTCACCCGCGACGGCAGCTTCCAGATCGGTGCTGACGGTGTACTCGTGAGCCCTGCGACTGGTTATCGAGTACAGGGCAGGCCCGTCGACCCTTCCACAGGTGAGATCGACACAACTAAACCACCCCAGGACATCAAGATCCTGATAGGACAGGTCATGGAGGCTGCTGCAACGAGGAACACCATTCTGCGCGGAAACCTTGACTCACAGGCAGTCGCTGGGGACAGCTTCAGCAGCCTTCTCCAAGTATACGATTCTCTCGGGCGGCTCCACGAGATGCCGATCACTTTCAGGAAGCTGGATCCCACAGTACAGATCAATGACCCTGCAACAGGCACCACGACGAATATCGGCGATCGGGCGTGGTACTGGGAAGTCACAGAACCTCTTGAGCCGGTAGGAGACCCTTCTAAGGTCGACGTGGTGGGCAAGGGTTTCCTTCTATTCAACGAGAACGGCAAGGTCGACACAGAAGCGACTGAGAACGCCTGTGAGAATGCCTTGGCGACTTATCCAGACTTGGAAGCTGGCCCGTATGATTACCCTCCTACGTTCAAGATCCTATCGACCAATGGGTCCGCCGAACAGGACGTCAGGCTAGATGTAGAAAGCCTCACCCAGTACGCCGAACCTTCGTCGGTGTCCATGAGTTTCCAGGATGGTTTCCCCGCGGGCACTCTCGAGACGTTTGCTGCTGACGCGGATGGGGTGATCACCGGCATCTACTCCAACGGCCAGTATCGCACGCTGGCCCAGGTGGTGCTGGCGAACTTCTCGAACCCTGGCGGCCTTCTCCGGATGGGCGGAGGGTTCTACCAGGTGTCGCCCAACTCGGGCGCTCCTATAATTGGCGAGCCCATGAAAGACGGCAAGGGCAAGATCATCGGCGGTGCCATCGAGATGTCGAACGTTGATCTTGCCAAGCAGTTCACAGACATGATCATCTCGCAGCGCGGCTTCCAGGCGAACTCCAGGGTGATAACGACCGCTGACGAGATGTTACAGGATCTCCTGAGTCTCAAGAGATAACATGGTTTGCCGCGGTGCCCGCCCTGCCCGTTCCAAGTTGTCGCGGTAGGTTCGGGGCGGGGTCGGGCACCGCCTCGCCGCGTGGATGAGCGCGAGCGCGATAAGATGGCTTGAAGAGGGGCGGCGTAACACGGAATTGACCATCTCGGACGGAGACGCAGGCGGAAAGAGGAGCCGTACAAATTGGCCTCAAGCAGGTATCTGAATCAGAGGACAGGCTGACTCGTTGCAGCAGCCGGGACTCGACACAAAGAAGGGCGGCGCATCGGATGATCAGGGTACACCGGCTTGACGGGTCCGAGATCGTGGTGAACGCAGATCTGATAGAGACTATCGAGGCGACCCCGGATACCATCATCACGCTCACCACCGGCAAGAAGCTCGTTGTAAGGGACGCTGTTGACGAGGTGGTGGCGGCTGTGGTTGCCCACAAGAGGGCGATCGCGCTAGGGCAAGGGATACCGGACACCGGAGGAGCGGCGCGCACGTAGAGGGCCAGGTGCCTGATCTGCGGAGGCCGGTCAGGTTTTGTCGCGTGACGCACCAGGGTGTTGGCCGGGGCGC of Bacillota bacterium contains these proteins:
- the fliE gene encoding flagellar hook-basal body complex protein FliE; translated protein: MDIKISSTLQKTLDELDRRSATGAQATLEDFKEMLDDAIDTVNNLQRNADKLTQKLATGELKDLHQVMIAVEEVNVALQLTMQIRNKIVEAYQEVMRMQV
- the fliF gene encoding flagellar M-ring protein FliF, with the translated sequence MAAIGQNLGRQTRSLWDQMTSSQKLMVLLAIALGVVAMVLLLSRAGKTEMVPLYTNLSASDAADIVTKLREMRIPYELSDGGTTVKVPFSDVYETRMDLASQGLPKGSTVGFEIFDKTTLGVTEFTQKMNYRRALQGELTRTIMQLREVEDARVHIAIPEPELYTDEKKPPTASVMLKLRSGATLTKGQVQGIVRLVSSSVEGLTPGNVTVLDVDGNILYAASEDSETGVIASLSVSQLEAKRAYEKELQKSVETMLTEVLGPRKVVVRVSAEINFDRREQNSELFQPTPTGLGVIREQTKVHEVRSTASDPASGIPGTGSNVDTLDAVVAQGNSISGAPAGTVAQASNGGERLDVAATAQMTGEPDQGTAQAAANVAAEGVYRTGAGQAETSGEERSEETTRYEISRVVEHTIKAPGEVRRLSVAAIVASPLSDNQLQAITRSIGAAVGIDPGRGDSLIVEAMEFGAPLTPEAEEASTAGAGRIEGPPNVGEVLLANMEYVLAGIIALFLVGLVISVVRQRTFERPVAVPVQAATPLPIASEGAPAAPVAAAQESGQGERQGDAGRLVKELPARPAPAAETAARVISGWMDEDKR
- the fliG gene encoding flagellar motor switch protein FliG, whose translation is MAPSIELSGKRKAAIALVSLGSEMSAEVFKYLDEAKIEQLTLEIAGLGSVPYETRKQVLEEFYERCEAQEFATGGVEYVRQVLERALGAHRASEIIDRITAALQEKPFSFARQIDPAQLVNFIENEHPQTIALILAYLRPEQSAAVLSALPEGLQTEVAVRLAEMDRTSPEVVAEVERVLENRLYAIGGQSYNFAGGTKALVDVLNRVDRATEKTILEELEEQNPALAEEVKNLMFVFEDITLLDDRAIQTFLKEVDTKDLALALKASSDEVKKRIFSNMSERAAEMLREDMEFMGPVRLRVVEEAQQRIVTVIRRLEEAGDIVIARGTEDEVLV
- a CDS encoding FliH/SctL family protein, whose protein sequence is MSRIIKAQELRGNPALVGKGPLEAILAALPDEAVPIRGGAGGSLGQGGDPAALARSIIEQAERAAKARLDEATGESARILKEAYERGYEDGRAEATAKVMERAREFLEYLESLARGVAEAAEDAVRAAEDTVADLAIEVAEKILRHEVSVDGSVVLEMVRESVEKAKAGGSVRIRVSAWDLERVKDFREELIRMADDVEAIEIIEDPRVEPGGCIVDTEFGSVDARLGTQLREIRRAFFGNGDANGN
- the fliI gene encoding flagellar protein export ATPase FliI, which encodes MRACDPLRVSGRVVQVIGLVVESMGPPAHVGEICRIYTRGQRAPIHAEVVGFREGKTLLMVLGDRNGIEPGSEVVASGREAVAPVGEGLLGRVIDAFGRPLDGKPPIRIEAEYPLFNAPPAPLERARILEPLALGVRAVDAAITCGKGQRLGIFAGSGVGKSTLLGMFARNTSADANVIALVGERGREVREFIEKDLGPEGLRRSVVVVATSDQASLVRLKGAFLATAIAEYFRDTGRDVLLIMDSLTRLAMAQREVGLAIGEPPTTRGYTPSVFSMMPRLLERAGNSSSGSITGLYAVLVEADDMNEPIADAARSILDGHIVLARELAAMNHYPAVDVLASVSRVMSDVADQAHVKAAARMREALSIYKEAADLINIGAYVPGTNPKIDWAKTMIDTINAFLKQGINEKADYGETVSRLRSMFGS
- the fliJ gene encoding flagellar export protein FliJ, which codes for MKRFRFRLEKLLEVRRLRENALQQDLARAQEALRREKGVLETLGAARGATLEALRANVCGTLNVQDIAAYYRYLGFLAHRIEEQRAVVERAAREEAAKRDALIAARRRRKVVEKLRERAYARYREGILREEQAFLDEVGSMRYARKGGEDLSGNVLFRALGPGEGDS
- a CDS encoding flagellar hook-length control protein FliK encodes the protein METSFSVRLDLVKATADICQAGAGGVRTVGAALSETDSGGCGADFRAELALRIGAANANGSRPWTHVDAGDPVPAGTVAVGDPGAIAERSVYEAHEVVRIGETDLAEETVEAGKPSEGGKPGEAGETGSVGRTDSTGLRDEQGDAFSQCDARAIRRTKSCCSDGAGRAPCEESSASVSRLVAAHGLLAAQGGAQAQVEGNPADAKPMEAITAPAATTAADALTLSGGVVRDTGRVSEAVGLPEHGGASSVRRGGAVSPENTRMELAPGASARNRKAERAAAQDGPAPAERAHARRARQPLPNGVRTAEEWGQVEKRDRLGAGGYEKVFALKTSASGAMQVPVTPCELADEVEMSLAPAEPLRDGSRSTSTPRPGESGEGGAPVDHAAGGASASGKRGAAPDILADFRGTGSIEGHVRVLGKDWGRRDAAVACRGGETVHRTPRLEDSKVVGMTGSEVSRTEGCPPDGADHVVLEMAPGEDSEARPSSAHACDLPAQARMGRPEWTDSISASEPASEAPSEPALEQALEPRPKGLEAPLDADRSNLGVKSAFIVRSESSVERTSVAVGVSKGAVPRVGSAQVRCEVTSQSPRGQDAAISGSHVDVLAEGGTMLESAVGTPVGLSLESRSEADTQPRGAAIIPVETNVRLGSHGDDGDASTRQAGIPLEGGVNSPPEARSGRPLGIRVPKAGSQVTGRTLVAQAEKKADTQAPAQTRFAVGCPESPRTPVRERVAGSSGRTGGATTRWAAENEKAEPVSEKPFAAECGMSEPRPLHGRAEMPPMPGDRGMPERAVPITARAVVDQIVRRAEIRLGRSEAEMVIDLKPDVLGRVHLRITAEPGRIVAQIRAENSITRQLIEAGLGDLKVALAERGLDLGSVTISGGFGAGIAWDGSRSRWAEGGAGRGESGAAQGGERADSLRAVGQFAVARPFHGAAHIVDCVA
- a CDS encoding flagellar hook capping protein; its protein translation is MNIRATSGAGAQASPTSAAEKGDSRTELGKDAFLKLLLTELRYQDAFKPVDDREMIAQMAQFSTLEQMQNLSVAMEGLAKMQHATQAAALIGKKVTAAVDEGVVTGTVSGVRFRDGVAYLVVEGKEVLVTDVSEIA
- a CDS encoding flagellar protein codes for the protein MVVLVEKVPSEFQIPMRAAVPAGGVDKVRSKPAGDTVTSAASAPSFGEVLRREIEGQSVRFSGHAQMRMRARNISLSEVDMARLAQAVDRASAKGARESLILMDNLALVVSIRNRTVITAVDGEHIKENVFTNIDSAVIV
- a CDS encoding flagellar hook protein FlgE, whose amino-acid sequence is MLRSMFAGVSGSRSHQVWMDVIGDNIANINTPGYKTGRVTFHELLVQTIRGGGAPVQDGRGGINPMQVGLGTSLRSIDTWHTQGNIQVTEVPSDLAIDGIGFFVLSDGLKTYFTRDGSFQIGADGVLVSPATGYRVQGRPVDPSTGEIDTTKPPQDIKILIGQVMEAAATRNTILRGNLDSQAVAGDSFSSLLQVYDSLGRLHEMPITFRKLDPTVQINDPATGTTTNIGDRAWYWEVTEPLEPVGDPSKVDVVGKGFLLFNENGKVDTEATENACENALATYPDLEAGPYDYPPTFKILSTNGSAEQDVRLDVESLTQYAEPSSVSMSFQDGFPAGTLETFAADADGVITGIYSNGQYRTLAQVVLANFSNPGGLLRMGGGFYQVSPNSGAPIIGEPMKDGKGKIIGGAIEMSNVDLAKQFTDMIISQRGFQANSRVITTADEMLQDLLSLKR
- a CDS encoding flagellar FlbD family protein, with the protein product MIRVHRLDGSEIVVNADLIETIEATPDTIITLTTGKKLVVRDAVDEVVAAVVAHKRAIALGQGIPDTGGAART